One Methanoculleus sp. 7T genomic window carries:
- a CDS encoding cytochrome c biogenesis CcdA family protein, producing MQSRRLLAIIGVLLALLCVAGVAAGQMTDTPGSEDTVSIPADAHHQVTVFYSSHCSACSGVMPTVRDIAAAHPGVRFVFYDTAPGGDVYRVYSAFDKAYGSSNPSVPVVFAGDTVVLTGEAEIQENLEEVVVALEYGLIPSADYEERWRDGRDGPAALTLPLVLTAGLLDGINPCAFAVLVFLLIGVLGAGTRGRVFAAGIAYSLAVFSVYFLSGLGLFAAVRSLEVMALFSIAAGCIAIVAGVLQVASAFVHGLPVTLAIPERAKKRLAPLLREASVPAACLLGALAGIFELPCTGGVYLAVLALLSEHATVAEGTPYLLAYNVMFVLPLLAITAGIGLGIPPERVDTWRLGHRRALRFALGVFLIGLGVVTLAI from the coding sequence ATGCAAAGCCGCCGCCTCCTGGCAATCATCGGTGTTCTCTTGGCTCTCCTCTGCGTCGCAGGAGTAGCAGCCGGTCAGATGACGGATACCCCAGGGTCGGAGGATACGGTCTCCATCCCTGCCGACGCACACCATCAGGTGACCGTCTTCTACAGTTCCCACTGTTCGGCGTGCTCGGGGGTCATGCCGACCGTACGGGATATCGCCGCCGCCCACCCGGGCGTTCGGTTTGTCTTCTACGACACCGCTCCCGGCGGCGACGTATACCGGGTGTATTCCGCCTTCGATAAGGCGTACGGCTCCTCCAACCCTTCGGTCCCGGTGGTCTTTGCCGGGGATACCGTTGTGCTCACCGGGGAAGCGGAGATTCAAGAAAACCTCGAGGAAGTGGTCGTCGCCCTTGAGTACGGCCTTATCCCGTCCGCCGACTACGAGGAGCGGTGGAGAGACGGCCGAGACGGCCCCGCGGCGCTCACGCTTCCCTTGGTGCTCACCGCCGGCCTCCTTGACGGCATCAACCCTTGTGCCTTCGCGGTGCTGGTCTTTCTCTTGATCGGCGTCCTCGGTGCCGGCACAAGGGGCCGGGTCTTCGCCGCCGGGATTGCGTATTCGCTGGCGGTCTTCTCGGTCTACTTCCTCTCGGGGCTCGGGCTGTTTGCCGCAGTTCGGTCGCTTGAGGTCATGGCGCTCTTTTCGATCGCCGCAGGGTGCATCGCCATCGTTGCTGGAGTTCTGCAGGTCGCCTCGGCCTTTGTGCATGGCCTGCCGGTCACGCTCGCGATCCCCGAGAGGGCGAAGAAGCGCCTCGCCCCCCTGCTGCGGGAGGCAAGCGTGCCCGCCGCGTGCCTGCTCGGCGCACTCGCCGGGATCTTCGAACTCCCCTGCACTGGCGGGGTGTATCTTGCCGTTCTTGCCCTCCTCTCCGAGCATGCGACCGTTGCGGAGGGCACCCCGTACCTCCTCGCCTACAACGTCATGTTCGTCCTGCCGCTCCTTGCCATCACTGCAGGCATCGGCCTCGGCATCCCGCCCGAGCGGGTCGATACCTGGCGGCTCGGGCACCGGAGGGCGCTCAGGTTCGCCCTCGGGGTGTTTCTAATCGGGCTCGGCGTGGTGACGCTGGCAATCTGA
- a CDS encoding flavodoxin domain-containing protein: MRVIVVYASRYGSTREIAEFIAEKIRQHGAQAETRSVDAAPDPEDYDAVVIGSAVYMGHWMKEAVEFVRRNRTALAGRPVWLFSSGPLKLGPEIASMDDPRLEPKEIGELRKIVHPMDHRVFFGALDPEKLGGKHRTIRMLPAARAALPEGDFRNWNDIEAWAGGIARALATRPVASA, translated from the coding sequence ATGAGAGTCATCGTCGTGTATGCGAGCAGGTACGGGTCCACGAGGGAGATCGCGGAGTTCATCGCCGAGAAGATCCGGCAGCACGGAGCGCAGGCGGAGACCCGAAGTGTCGACGCGGCCCCGGATCCCGAGGACTACGACGCAGTCGTGATCGGGAGCGCCGTGTATATGGGGCACTGGATGAAGGAGGCAGTGGAGTTCGTGCGGCGGAACCGCACGGCCTTGGCCGGCCGCCCGGTGTGGCTGTTCAGCAGCGGCCCGCTCAAACTCGGGCCCGAGATCGCCTCGATGGACGATCCGAGACTGGAACCTAAAGAGATCGGCGAACTCCGGAAGATCGTTCATCCCATGGACCACCGGGTATTCTTCGGTGCGCTGGACCCGGAAAAGTTGGGAGGAAAGCACCGGACGATCCGAATGCTTCCCGCAGCCCGCGCGGCTCTTCCCGAGGGAGACTTCCGCAACTGGAACGATATCGAGGCTTGGGCGGGCGGCATCGCACGCGCGCTCGCGACCCGGCCGGTCGCCTCTGCTTGA
- a CDS encoding rubredoxin has protein sequence MAKSMQPYRCGVCGYIYEPERGEPGQKIPPGTSFEELPEGYTCPVCGAGPRSFLPLAERTGRYLCVACGYIYDPERGEPKRGIPPGTAFRDLPDSYICPVCGVYAKVGKQAFIAID, from the coding sequence ATGGCAAAGAGCATGCAACCCTATCGGTGCGGAGTGTGCGGCTACATCTACGAACCCGAGCGGGGAGAGCCGGGGCAGAAGATCCCGCCCGGAACTTCCTTTGAAGAACTGCCGGAAGGCTACACCTGCCCGGTCTGCGGCGCGGGGCCGAGGTCGTTCCTGCCCTTGGCCGAACGGACAGGCCGGTACCTCTGCGTGGCCTGCGGATACATCTACGACCCGGAGCGGGGAGAGCCCAAACGGGGCATACCCCCGGGGACGGCCTTTCGGGACCTCCCCGACAGTTATATATGTCCCGTCTGCGGCGTCTACGCCAAGGTCGGGAAACAGGCCTTTATCGCCATCGATTAA
- a CDS encoding DUF4118 domain-containing protein encodes MRAGEEEGRPLPEDLLAAARRSEEGERGRLTVYLGYAAGVGKTYTMLQDALQRRGEGVDVVIGYVETHGRPETEALAARLEAVPPAAVDYMGISLREMDLDAVLERHPQIALVDELAHTNAPNSRHIKRYEDVEELLHAGISVYTTVNIQHVESQNDAVAQITGIRVTETLPDTLLSGADEIRLVDITPEELRLRLSAGKVYVRDMAEAAISRFFSTGNLLALRQLALRYVATATDRQMIGHMRARAIPGPWPAAERLLVGFRPGPTAGQMVRAGYRLAARINADWVVLTVDVEGDRPLTVRERAWLTEALETGRRLGGRIVRLRGEDVADEILRYARRNNVTMIMLGKPRGVDILFSPVYRVLRRSRGVDLFLYEPKGDLVRIPIHRQVPRFLSWDYAASLVLIAAAWGASILLRGAVQPELLLILQLLPVVVTALFFRRGAALFAAALSILAFDLIFVKPYYSLTIEDWSYFAAFAGYVVIALVVSRLAARLRRLLPRIRESEAEVEAVAGLSRDLARAATRQEVFDTLARHMQGFAPGSSAVLVPGPAGLRVQAGAAAYPLTAKERSIAQWAYENGEAAGRMTDNLPSGAGHYVPIRAHRPIFGVMAFAFDDPEEVLTPENKETFQTMALLAALALERMD; translated from the coding sequence ATGAGGGCCGGGGAAGAGGAGGGGCGGCCCCTCCCTGAGGACCTGCTCGCCGCCGCCCGCCGCTCGGAGGAGGGGGAGCGAGGGCGGCTGACGGTCTACCTCGGCTACGCTGCCGGCGTGGGGAAGACCTACACGATGCTCCAGGATGCCCTCCAGCGGCGGGGGGAGGGGGTCGATGTCGTCATCGGCTACGTGGAGACGCACGGCCGGCCCGAGACCGAGGCCCTCGCTGCGCGGCTTGAGGCCGTGCCTCCCGCCGCCGTCGACTACATGGGCATCAGCCTGCGGGAGATGGACCTCGACGCGGTTCTTGAGCGGCACCCACAGATCGCCCTCGTCGACGAACTCGCCCACACCAATGCGCCGAACAGTCGCCACATCAAGCGCTACGAGGACGTCGAGGAACTCCTCCACGCCGGCATATCGGTCTACACGACCGTCAACATCCAGCACGTCGAGAGCCAGAACGACGCCGTCGCCCAGATCACCGGCATCCGGGTTACTGAGACGCTGCCTGATACGCTCCTCTCCGGCGCCGACGAGATCCGGCTCGTCGACATCACCCCGGAGGAGCTGCGGCTCCGCCTCAGTGCCGGGAAGGTCTACGTCAGGGATATGGCCGAGGCGGCGATAAGCCGGTTTTTCAGCACCGGGAATCTCCTTGCCCTTCGGCAGCTTGCCTTGCGGTATGTGGCGACCGCCACCGACCGGCAGATGATCGGCCATATGCGGGCCCGCGCCATCCCCGGCCCTTGGCCGGCAGCCGAGCGGCTCCTGGTCGGGTTCCGGCCGGGTCCGACGGCCGGGCAGATGGTAAGGGCGGGCTACCGGCTTGCCGCCCGAATCAACGCGGACTGGGTGGTGCTCACGGTGGATGTGGAGGGCGATCGCCCGCTCACGGTCAGGGAGCGCGCCTGGCTCACGGAGGCCCTAGAGACCGGACGGAGGCTCGGGGGCCGGATCGTCCGTCTCCGCGGCGAGGATGTCGCCGATGAGATCCTCCGCTACGCCCGGCGGAACAACGTCACCATGATCATGCTCGGAAAGCCCCGGGGAGTCGATATTCTCTTCTCCCCAGTCTACAGGGTCCTGCGCCGGTCACGGGGCGTCGACCTCTTCCTCTACGAGCCGAAAGGGGACCTCGTGCGTATCCCCATCCACCGGCAGGTCCCCCGATTCCTCTCCTGGGACTACGCAGCAAGCCTCGTCCTGATAGCCGCCGCTTGGGGTGCGAGCATCCTCCTTCGGGGGGCTGTCCAGCCCGAACTCCTCCTGATCCTTCAACTCCTGCCGGTCGTTGTGACCGCGCTCTTCTTCCGGCGGGGGGCCGCCCTGTTTGCGGCCGCCTTGAGTATCCTCGCGTTCGACCTCATCTTCGTCAAGCCATACTACTCTCTAACAATAGAGGACTGGAGTTACTTTGCTGCGTTTGCCGGCTATGTCGTCATCGCCCTTGTGGTCAGCAGGCTTGCCGCCAGACTGCGCCGCCTGCTCCCCCGGATACGAGAGAGCGAGGCCGAGGTTGAGGCGGTCGCGGGGCTCTCCCGCGACCTTGCCCGGGCCGCCACGCGGCAGGAGGTCTTCGATACCCTTGCCCGCCACATGCAGGGGTTTGCTCCCGGATCGTCTGCGGTGCTTGTCCCGGGTCCTGCCGGGCTTCGGGTCCAGGCAGGTGCCGCTGCCTACCCGCTCACGGCAAAGGAGCGGTCGATCGCACAGTGGGCCTACGAAAACGGCGAGGCTGCGGGCCGCATGACCGATAACCTTCCCTCCGGAGCGGGGCACTACGTCCCCATCAGGGCGCACAGGCCCATCTTCGGCGTCATGGCGTTCGCCTTCGACGACCCGGAGGAGGTGCTCACCCCGGAGAACAAGGAGACCTTCCAGACGATGGCGCTCCTTGCGGCGCTGGCGTTGGAGAGGATGGACTGA
- the kdpC gene encoding potassium-transporting ATPase subunit KdpC has protein sequence MKETLKRAVLLFALLAAVTGVAYPLAVTLIAGAAFPFQAHGSLVAGDDGRVAGSVLIGRDFTAPFYFQSRPSATPVTPYNASHSGGSNLGPTNPILLEQVADRVQVLREAGVTGPIPADLVMASGSGLDPHISLDAALVQVPAVAKARGLPEDEVRALVMTEAVDSPFAGSYVNVFSLNRALDRMGGGG, from the coding sequence ATGAAAGAAACCCTCAAGCGTGCCGTGCTCCTCTTCGCCCTGCTTGCGGCCGTCACGGGGGTCGCCTACCCTCTCGCGGTGACGCTCATCGCCGGGGCTGCCTTTCCCTTCCAAGCGCACGGGAGCCTTGTTGCCGGCGACGACGGCCGGGTCGCCGGGTCGGTGCTCATCGGCCGGGACTTCACCGCACCGTTCTACTTCCAGAGCCGCCCGTCGGCGACGCCGGTGACCCCATACAACGCCTCGCACTCAGGCGGCTCGAACCTGGGGCCGACGAACCCCATCCTCCTCGAGCAGGTCGCTGACCGGGTGCAGGTACTCAGGGAGGCCGGTGTAACCGGCCCGATCCCCGCCGACCTCGTCATGGCGTCGGGGAGCGGGCTTGACCCGCACATCAGCCTCGACGCGGCGCTGGTGCAGGTCCCGGCGGTTGCGAAGGCTCGGGGTCTCCCGGAAGATGAGGTCAGGGCGCTCGTCATGACCGAGGCCGTCGATTCGCCGTTTGCGGGGTCCTATGTCAACGTCTTCTCGCTCAACCGTGCGTTGGACCGCATGGGAGGAGGAGGATGA
- the kdpB gene encoding potassium-transporting ATPase subunit KdpB — protein MARKRYPRIAAFEPELIRSALLGAVQRLDPRRLAGNPVMLLVEAGGVITTLIALAGGGFFPGMVSLWLWLTVLFANFAESLSEGRGKARAASLRESRAAVPSRRLREEAFDAPTVEVPSSDLRPGDLVLVRTGEIIPGDGEVVKGAALVNEAAITGESAPVVREAGGDRSAVTGGTTVIANEFIVRVTAEPGQTFLDRMIAMVEGAERRKTPNEVALDILLLSLTAVFLLAVGNIYPASAYSAAASGTGAPAGPVVLVALFVCLAPTTIAALLPAIGIAGMDRLFQRNVVALSGRAIEAAGDVNVLLLDKTGTITLGNRQAAEFVPVEGQSRADLMEAALLSSAADETPEGRSIVALVREKTGTDLTCPPGTTFISFSAVTRVSGAECHGTTYLKGATDAVVKAVRERGGTSPPDLAAKVTGIASAGGTPLVVARGPTILGVIFLKDILKTGIRERFSDLRRIGIRTVMITGDNPLTAAAIAAEAGVDDYLAEAKPDDKLRLIRGYQEEGYMVAMTGDGTNDAPALAQADVAVAMNSGTQPAREAANIIDLDSDPTKLLDIVEVGKEILMTRGALTTFSIANDIAKYFAIIPAALAGIYPRLAVLNIMGLATPGSAILSAVIFNALVIPLLIPLALAGVRFRPMPAAQLFAYNLIIFGLGGVVVPFVGIKVIDLVISGIGW, from the coding sequence GGAAACGATACCCCCGCATCGCCGCGTTTGAGCCGGAACTGATCCGCAGCGCCCTCCTCGGCGCCGTGCAGAGGCTGGACCCCCGAAGGCTCGCCGGAAACCCGGTGATGCTCCTCGTGGAGGCAGGCGGCGTCATCACGACCCTGATCGCCCTCGCCGGCGGGGGCTTCTTCCCCGGCATGGTCTCGCTCTGGCTCTGGCTGACAGTGCTCTTCGCGAACTTTGCCGAGTCGCTCTCAGAGGGCCGGGGGAAGGCGCGGGCCGCATCGCTCCGGGAGTCGAGGGCCGCCGTTCCCTCCCGCAGGCTCCGGGAAGAGGCGTTTGACGCCCCGACCGTCGAAGTGCCGTCCTCGGACCTCAGGCCCGGCGACCTCGTTCTGGTGCGGACGGGCGAGATCATCCCGGGCGACGGCGAGGTGGTGAAGGGCGCCGCCCTGGTCAACGAGGCGGCCATAACCGGCGAGTCCGCCCCGGTGGTGCGTGAGGCAGGCGGCGACCGGAGCGCCGTGACCGGGGGGACCACCGTGATCGCAAACGAGTTCATCGTCAGGGTCACCGCCGAACCGGGGCAGACGTTCCTCGACCGGATGATCGCCATGGTCGAGGGAGCGGAGCGGCGCAAGACCCCGAACGAGGTTGCGCTCGATATCCTGCTCCTCTCCCTGACTGCCGTCTTTCTCCTAGCCGTCGGGAACATCTACCCGGCCTCCGCCTACAGCGCGGCCGCGAGCGGAACGGGCGCCCCCGCCGGTCCCGTGGTGCTCGTCGCGCTCTTCGTCTGCCTTGCGCCCACGACCATCGCGGCGCTCCTGCCGGCGATCGGCATCGCCGGGATGGACCGGCTCTTCCAGCGCAACGTCGTCGCCCTCTCGGGGCGGGCTATCGAGGCCGCGGGCGACGTGAACGTCCTGCTCCTCGACAAGACCGGGACGATCACCCTCGGCAACCGGCAGGCGGCCGAGTTCGTCCCGGTTGAGGGGCAGTCCCGTGCGGACCTGATGGAGGCCGCTCTCCTCTCCTCTGCCGCAGACGAGACGCCGGAAGGCAGGAGCATCGTCGCCCTCGTCAGGGAGAAGACCGGGACCGATCTCACCTGCCCTCCCGGAACGACGTTCATCTCCTTCTCGGCGGTGACCCGGGTGAGCGGTGCTGAGTGCCACGGGACGACCTACCTGAAGGGCGCCACCGACGCAGTAGTGAAGGCGGTCCGGGAACGCGGCGGAACCTCTCCCCCGGACCTCGCGGCGAAGGTGACCGGGATTGCATCGGCAGGCGGCACCCCGCTCGTCGTGGCCCGCGGCCCGACGATCCTCGGCGTCATCTTCCTCAAGGATATCCTGAAGACCGGGATCCGGGAACGGTTCTCGGATCTGCGCCGGATCGGTATCAGGACAGTGATGATCACCGGCGATAACCCGCTCACCGCCGCAGCCATCGCGGCAGAAGCAGGCGTGGACGATTACCTGGCCGAGGCGAAGCCGGACGACAAACTCCGGCTGATCCGCGGCTACCAAGAGGAGGGCTACATGGTCGCCATGACCGGCGACGGGACCAACGACGCTCCAGCCCTGGCCCAAGCCGACGTAGCAGTCGCTATGAACAGCGGCACCCAGCCCGCCCGGGAAGCGGCAAACATCATCGACCTCGACAGCGACCCGACGAAACTCCTGGATATCGTCGAGGTCGGCAAAGAGATCCTGATGACCCGGGGCGCCCTGACCACCTTCTCGATAGCAAACGATATCGCCAAGTACTTCGCCATCATCCCCGCCGCGCTCGCCGGGATCTACCCGCGGCTTGCGGTCCTAAACATCATGGGCCTCGCAACGCCCGGGTCGGCCATCCTCTCGGCGGTCATCTTCAACGCGCTGGTCATACCGCTCCTGATCCCGCTCGCACTCGCCGGGGTCAGGTTCAGGCCGATGCCGGCGGCGCAACTCTTCGCCTACAACCTGATCATCTTCGGCCTCGGGGGCGTCGTCGTGCCGTTCGTCGGCATCAAGGTGATCGACCTCGTGATCTCCGGTATAGGGTGGTAA